Proteins found in one Streptomyces sp. NBC_00461 genomic segment:
- a CDS encoding MFS transporter, with amino-acid sequence MASTVTSRPGYGQLLRTRGAWTFLLPGFAARQPFAMLTISIVLLVQHTTGSYGAAGAAAAVTGVSMALFAPYSGRLADRHGQRAVLIPGVLLHSLSGLTLTALALAHAPLWALFAAAVPTGASVPQVGPMVRARWGGKLQGTPLMTTAAAFESVTDELTFVFGPLLATALCTTVTPAAGLVTEASLTLLGGLLFAAQKGTQPSVTVTGHTRVEHVSALRVPGVRVLIVAFLGIGCVFGGMQVSLAAFTESIGQPGLNGVLYGVFAAGNMLSGIVCGAVAWKVAPQRRLVLGYGGLALAASGLWAAHSVLPLAGLGLLVGMCIAPALITGYTLVEDLVPAGARTEAFTWLTGAVALGQAAAVTVAGQLEDRFWGGAGFLVPAGGTVLALATLVALRTRLASRPRSRTVARGVGHRVPVTVD; translated from the coding sequence GTGGCATCCACGGTCACCTCCCGCCCAGGCTACGGACAGCTGCTGCGCACCCGCGGCGCCTGGACGTTCCTGCTCCCCGGCTTCGCGGCACGCCAGCCGTTCGCGATGCTCACCATCTCCATCGTGCTGCTCGTGCAGCACACCACCGGCTCCTACGGTGCGGCGGGCGCCGCGGCGGCCGTCACCGGTGTCTCCATGGCGCTGTTCGCGCCCTACAGCGGCCGTCTCGCCGACCGCCACGGACAGCGCGCCGTACTCATCCCCGGCGTGCTGCTGCACTCGCTGTCGGGCCTGACCCTGACAGCACTCGCGCTGGCCCACGCTCCCCTGTGGGCGCTGTTCGCGGCGGCCGTACCGACGGGCGCCTCGGTGCCGCAGGTCGGGCCCATGGTGCGCGCCCGCTGGGGCGGGAAGCTCCAGGGCACGCCCCTGATGACCACCGCGGCCGCGTTCGAGTCCGTCACGGACGAGCTGACCTTCGTCTTCGGCCCGCTGCTGGCCACCGCCCTGTGCACCACCGTCACCCCGGCCGCGGGCCTGGTGACGGAGGCGTCACTGACGCTCCTCGGCGGTCTGCTGTTCGCGGCACAGAAGGGCACGCAGCCCTCCGTCACCGTCACCGGGCACACGCGCGTGGAGCACGTTTCCGCTCTGCGCGTCCCCGGTGTGCGCGTGCTGATCGTGGCCTTCCTCGGTATCGGCTGCGTCTTCGGCGGCATGCAGGTCTCGCTCGCCGCGTTCACCGAGTCGATCGGTCAGCCCGGCCTGAACGGCGTCCTGTACGGCGTCTTCGCCGCGGGCAACATGCTCTCCGGCATCGTCTGCGGCGCCGTCGCCTGGAAGGTGGCCCCGCAGCGGCGCCTGGTCCTCGGGTACGGCGGTCTCGCCCTGGCGGCCTCCGGCCTGTGGGCCGCGCACTCGGTGCTCCCGCTGGCCGGCCTCGGTCTCCTGGTGGGCATGTGCATCGCGCCCGCGCTGATCACCGGCTACACACTGGTCGAGGACCTGGTCCCGGCCGGTGCCCGTACCGAGGCCTTCACCTGGCTGACCGGCGCGGTGGCGCTCGGCCAGGCGGCGGCCGTCACGGTCGCCGGGCAGCTGGAGGACCGCTTCTGGGGCGGCGCCGGATTCCTGGTGCCCGCGGGCGGCACGGTGCTCGCCCTCGCCACGCTCGTGGCCCTCAGGACACGGCTGGCCTCACGGCCCCGCAGCCGGACCGTCGCACGTGGCGTCGGTCACCGAGTGCCGGTGACGGTGGACTGA
- a CDS encoding FmdB family zinc ribbon protein: MPTYQYQCTACGEGLEAVQKFTDDALTECPECSGRLKKVFSAVGIVFKGSGFYRNDSRGSSSSSSPASKPSTSTSSSEPSSSSSSASSSSSSSSSSDSKSKSSSAGSSSSSAA; the protein is encoded by the coding sequence GTGCCGACCTACCAGTACCAGTGCACCGCGTGCGGCGAGGGCCTTGAGGCGGTGCAGAAGTTCACCGATGACGCCCTGACCGAGTGCCCCGAATGCAGTGGCCGCCTGAAGAAGGTGTTCTCCGCGGTGGGCATTGTCTTCAAGGGCTCCGGCTTCTACCGCAACGACAGCCGCGGCTCCTCGTCGAGCAGCTCGCCGGCGTCGAAGCCGTCGACGTCCACCTCGTCGTCGGAGCCGTCTTCATCGTCGTCGTCCGCTTCGAGTTCGTCGTCGTCTTCGTCGTCCTCGGACTCGAAGTCGAAGTCGTCGAGCGCCGGCTCCTCGTCGAGCAGCGCCGCGTAG
- a CDS encoding S-methyl-5'-thioadenosine phosphorylase, with protein MANAEIGVIGGSGFYSFLDDVTEVEVDTPYGPPSDSLFLGEIAGRRVAFLPRHGRGHHLPPHRINYRANLWALRSVGARQVLGPCAVGGLRPEYGPGTLLVPDQLVDRTKSRVGTYFDGLPLPGGDIPNVVHVSLADPYCPVGRAAALKAARGRDWEPVDGGTLVVVEGPRFSTRAESLWHQAQGWSVVGMTGHPEAVLARELELCYSSMTLVTDLDAGAETGEGVSHDEVLQVFAANVDRLRGVLFDAVAALPVNEDRDCLCTKALGGMDPGFELP; from the coding sequence ATGGCGAACGCAGAGATCGGTGTAATCGGCGGCTCGGGCTTCTACTCGTTCCTCGACGACGTGACCGAGGTCGAGGTGGACACCCCGTACGGGCCGCCCAGCGACTCCCTCTTCCTCGGCGAGATCGCCGGTCGACGGGTCGCCTTCCTGCCCCGCCACGGACGCGGCCATCATCTGCCGCCGCACCGGATCAACTACCGGGCCAACCTCTGGGCGCTGCGGTCGGTCGGCGCGCGCCAGGTCCTCGGGCCCTGCGCGGTGGGCGGCCTGCGCCCCGAGTACGGGCCGGGCACGCTGCTCGTGCCGGACCAGTTGGTCGACCGTACGAAGTCCCGCGTGGGCACGTACTTCGACGGACTGCCGCTGCCCGGCGGCGACATCCCGAACGTGGTGCACGTGTCCCTGGCCGACCCCTACTGCCCTGTCGGACGTGCGGCCGCTCTGAAGGCCGCGCGAGGGAGGGACTGGGAGCCCGTGGACGGCGGCACCCTGGTCGTGGTCGAGGGGCCGCGCTTCTCCACCCGCGCCGAATCGCTCTGGCATCAGGCGCAGGGCTGGTCGGTGGTCGGCATGACCGGCCACCCCGAGGCGGTCCTCGCCCGTGAACTGGAGCTCTGCTACTCGTCGATGACGCTGGTCACCGACCTCGACGCGGGTGCCGAGACCGGTGAGGGCGTCTCGCACGACGAGGTTCTGCAGGTGTTCGCGGCGAACGTGGACCGGCTGCGGGGCGTGCTGTTCGACGCGGTCGCCGCCCTGCCGGTGAACGAGGACCGCGACTGCCTGTGCACGAAGGCGTTGGGCGGGATGGATCCGGGATTCGAGCTGCCGTAA
- the mscL gene encoding large conductance mechanosensitive channel protein MscL, protein MSEKKEPSVWQGFKAFLMRGNVVDLAVAVVIGAAFTNIVNAVVKGIINPLVGTIGTQNLDAYSSCLSESCKGDQGIQILWGSVLGATLTFVITAAVVYFLMVLPMSKYLARQEARRKAREGTHEVLEVTELEVLKEIRDALVAQRGSGHNEH, encoded by the coding sequence GTGAGCGAGAAGAAGGAACCGAGCGTCTGGCAGGGCTTCAAGGCCTTCCTGATGCGCGGGAACGTCGTCGATCTGGCGGTGGCGGTGGTCATCGGCGCCGCGTTCACCAACATCGTGAACGCGGTGGTGAAGGGGATCATCAACCCGCTGGTCGGGACGATCGGAACCCAGAACCTCGACGCCTACAGCTCCTGCCTGAGCGAATCGTGCAAGGGCGACCAGGGCATCCAGATCCTGTGGGGCTCGGTCCTCGGCGCCACCCTCACGTTCGTGATCACCGCGGCCGTCGTGTACTTCCTGATGGTGCTGCCGATGTCGAAGTACCTGGCCCGGCAGGAGGCCCGCAGGAAGGCGCGGGAGGGCACGCACGAGGTGCTGGAGGTGACCGAGCTGGAGGTGCTCAAGGAGATCCGCGACGCGCTGGTCGCACAGCGTGGTTCCGGGCACAACGAGCACTAG
- a CDS encoding low temperature requirement protein A has protein sequence MTSSSTPPPASAGEPAEHRPLRRLKARGRDEAHRVASPLELFFDLCFVVAIAQAGAQLVHAMAEGHAGVGILNYAMIFFAIWWAWMNFTWFASAYDNDDALYRVVTLVQIAGVLVLAAGVSRAFEEHDFLAVWLGYVIMRLAMASQWLRVARSTEGAERTMARRYAAGVLLCMIGWLGLVLLPEDARAWVFLVMVFVEMGVPVYAEKAHPTSWHPHHIAERYGLFTIIVLGETIAAATVAMKSGVDEHDALGDLLPIAAGGLLIIFAAWWIYFVVPIHGHLRSNRQSFLWGYGHYLIFSSAAAIGAGLEVAVEQAVGKAHISTLAASAAVTLPTALFLLTVWALHSRFYKVGIAQQLVLPTTALLVIVCTFLGDWAVFAAGLVSALAVATGTTLTARMGAGERATTPVE, from the coding sequence ATGACGAGCAGTTCGACTCCCCCGCCGGCGTCCGCCGGCGAGCCCGCGGAACACAGGCCACTGCGCAGACTCAAGGCCCGCGGCCGCGACGAGGCGCACCGCGTCGCGTCACCGCTGGAACTCTTCTTCGACCTGTGCTTCGTCGTGGCGATCGCCCAGGCCGGCGCCCAGCTGGTGCATGCCATGGCCGAGGGGCACGCGGGCGTGGGGATCCTCAACTACGCGATGATCTTCTTCGCCATCTGGTGGGCGTGGATGAACTTCACCTGGTTCGCCTCGGCGTACGACAACGACGACGCGCTCTACCGGGTCGTCACCCTGGTCCAGATCGCCGGTGTGCTGGTCCTCGCGGCCGGGGTCTCGCGAGCGTTCGAGGAACACGACTTCCTGGCCGTGTGGCTGGGCTACGTGATCATGCGGCTCGCCATGGCGTCGCAGTGGCTGCGCGTGGCGCGGTCGACCGAGGGCGCCGAGCGAACCATGGCGCGGCGGTACGCCGCCGGCGTGCTGCTGTGCATGATCGGCTGGCTGGGACTGGTGCTGCTGCCGGAGGACGCCCGGGCGTGGGTGTTCCTGGTGATGGTGTTCGTGGAGATGGGCGTTCCGGTGTACGCGGAGAAGGCCCACCCCACGTCCTGGCACCCGCACCACATCGCCGAGCGGTACGGACTGTTCACGATCATCGTGCTCGGCGAGACCATCGCGGCGGCCACCGTCGCCATGAAGTCGGGCGTGGACGAGCACGACGCCCTGGGCGACCTGTTGCCGATCGCCGCGGGTGGGCTGCTGATCATCTTCGCCGCCTGGTGGATCTACTTCGTGGTGCCGATCCACGGTCATCTGCGCTCCAACCGGCAGTCCTTCCTCTGGGGTTACGGCCACTACCTGATCTTCTCCTCGGCGGCAGCGATCGGTGCCGGCCTGGAGGTGGCGGTGGAGCAGGCGGTCGGCAAGGCCCACATCTCCACGCTGGCCGCGTCCGCGGCGGTGACCCTGCCGACGGCGCTGTTCCTGCTCACTGTCTGGGCGCTGCACTCCCGCTTCTACAAGGTGGGCATCGCGCAGCAATTGGTGCTGCCGACCACGGCACTGCTGGTGATCGTCTGCACGTTCCTCGGCGACTGGGCGGTGTTCGCGGCGGGGCTGGTGTCGGCGCTGGCCGTGGCCACCGGGACGACGCTGACGGCACGGATGGGCGCCGGGGAGCGTGCCACCACCCCGGTGGAGTGA
- a CDS encoding P1 family peptidase — protein sequence MTTESRTVDALTDVAGVRVGHATRIGDGWLTGTTVVLAPEGGAVAAVDVRGGGPGTKETDALDPRNFVSKVEAIVLTGGSAYGLDAASGVMAWLEEQGRGVRVGVDPAHVVPVVPAACIFDLGRGGRFSARPDASTGRAAVEAAAASAVGAPVAEGCVGAGTGAAVGPVKGGVGSASTVLGSGITVAALVVANAVGSAMDPETGVLYGELFQGRAAYPDSHIHEAARRRLEESAAANGLPPLNTTLAVVATDAELSKAQAQKLAGTAHDGIARAVRPVHLLTDGDTVFALATGTRALDAEHPLALNEVLAAGADVVTRAIVRAVRAAEPASGAGGQWPSYEELYGAR from the coding sequence ATGACAACCGAGTCCAGGACAGTTGACGCTCTGACGGACGTCGCCGGGGTGCGGGTGGGGCACGCGACGCGCATCGGCGACGGTTGGCTCACCGGCACCACGGTCGTACTCGCCCCGGAGGGTGGGGCCGTGGCCGCCGTGGATGTGCGCGGAGGCGGCCCCGGCACGAAGGAGACCGACGCCCTCGACCCGCGCAACTTCGTGAGCAAGGTCGAGGCGATCGTGCTGACCGGCGGCAGTGCGTACGGGCTCGACGCGGCGTCCGGGGTGATGGCCTGGCTGGAGGAACAGGGGCGGGGTGTGCGCGTCGGCGTGGACCCGGCACACGTCGTGCCTGTGGTGCCGGCCGCCTGCATCTTCGACCTGGGGCGGGGAGGAAGGTTCTCCGCGCGGCCGGACGCGAGCACCGGCCGGGCCGCGGTGGAAGCGGCCGCGGCGAGCGCGGTCGGGGCACCCGTGGCGGAAGGGTGTGTGGGCGCCGGTACGGGAGCCGCTGTGGGACCGGTGAAGGGCGGGGTCGGCAGCGCGAGCACCGTTCTCGGCTCGGGGATCACGGTGGCCGCGCTGGTGGTGGCCAACGCGGTCGGTTCGGCGATGGATCCGGAAACGGGCGTCCTGTACGGGGAGTTGTTCCAGGGACGGGCGGCCTACCCGGATTCACACATCCACGAGGCCGCGCGCAGGCGCCTGGAGGAGAGTGCCGCTGCGAACGGGCTCCCCCCGCTGAACACCACCCTCGCCGTCGTCGCCACCGACGCGGAACTGTCCAAGGCCCAGGCGCAGAAGCTGGCCGGCACGGCGCACGACGGCATCGCCCGCGCCGTGCGACCGGTGCACCTCCTCACCGACGGTGACACCGTGTTCGCCCTGGCGACAGGGACGCGCGCACTCGACGCCGAGCACCCCCTGGCCTTGAACGAAGTCCTGGCGGCAGGCGCCGATGTGGTCACCCGCGCGATCGTAAGAGCCGTGCGCGCCGCGGAGCCGGCGTCCGGCGCGGGCGGGCAGTGGCCGTCGTACGAGGAGTTGTACGGGGCTCGCTGA
- a CDS encoding L,D-transpeptidase produces the protein MTTPDIAARRVLGACAALMVGALTLTGCGGNANASSSSDGGKDGGSSAKTSTAKIVISAKDGSTDASINSTGVKVSGGKLTDVKMTVAGSGQAVPGSISANGADWKPKEQLERGTKYQLSATAKDSGGRTAAANSIFTTVTSANSFIGTYTPDNGTTVGVGMPVSFNFDKVISDKKAVQSHITVSTNSGQKVVGHWFGSQRLDFRPEEYWKAGSKVTMNIDLDGVEGANGVYGVQKKTVTFTVGRSQVSTVDVNTQTMTVVRDGKTLKTIPISSGSPEHTTYNGQMVISEKFVQTRMNSQTVGLGGEYDIPDVPHAMRLTSSGTFIHGNYWYNKGNPPFGSQGTSHGCVGLADAQGAQGATPAKWFYDNSLIGDVVIVKNSPDKTVAPDNGLNGWNLAWSEWVAGSAA, from the coding sequence GTGACAACGCCGGACATTGCAGCGCGGCGAGTACTGGGGGCCTGTGCCGCCCTGATGGTCGGCGCCCTCACCCTCACCGGCTGCGGTGGCAACGCCAATGCCAGTTCGTCCTCCGACGGCGGCAAGGACGGCGGCAGCTCGGCCAAGACGTCCACGGCGAAGATCGTCATCTCGGCGAAGGACGGCTCGACCGACGCGTCGATCAACTCGACCGGCGTGAAGGTCAGCGGCGGCAAGCTGACCGACGTGAAGATGACCGTGGCGGGGTCGGGGCAGGCCGTGCCGGGTTCGATATCCGCGAACGGCGCCGACTGGAAGCCGAAGGAGCAGCTGGAGCGCGGGACGAAGTACCAGCTCTCGGCTACCGCCAAGGACTCGGGCGGTCGTACGGCTGCCGCCAACTCCATCTTCACGACCGTCACTTCGGCGAACAGCTTCATCGGGACGTACACCCCGGACAACGGGACGACGGTCGGTGTCGGGATGCCGGTGTCGTTCAACTTCGACAAGGTGATCAGCGACAAGAAGGCCGTGCAGTCGCACATCACCGTCAGCACCAACAGCGGGCAGAAGGTGGTCGGGCACTGGTTCGGGTCGCAGCGGCTCGACTTCAGGCCCGAGGAGTACTGGAAGGCCGGCTCCAAGGTCACGATGAACATCGACCTGGACGGCGTCGAGGGCGCGAACGGCGTCTACGGGGTGCAGAAGAAGACCGTCACCTTCACGGTCGGGCGCTCGCAGGTCTCCACGGTCGACGTGAACACGCAGACCATGACGGTCGTGCGCGACGGCAAGACACTCAAGACGATCCCGATCTCCTCGGGCAGCCCGGAGCACACGACGTACAACGGGCAGATGGTGATCTCGGAGAAGTTCGTGCAGACGCGCATGAACAGTCAGACGGTGGGCCTGGGCGGCGAGTACGACATCCCGGACGTGCCGCACGCGATGCGTCTGACCTCGTCGGGGACGTTCATCCACGGCAACTACTGGTACAACAAGGGCAATCCGCCCTTCGGCAGCCAGGGCACCAGCCACGGCTGTGTCGGCCTCGCGGACGCGCAGGGCGCGCAGGGCGCCACGCCCGCCAAGTGGTTCTACGACAACTCGCTCATCGGGGATGTCGTGATCGTCAAGAACTCCCCCGACAAGACCGTCGCGCCGGACAACGGGCTCAACGGCTGGAACCTGGCGTGGAGCGAGTGGGTCGCGGGCAGCGCCGCCTGA
- a CDS encoding DUF6227 family protein produces MSVPYETAAYEPPESPESPEEHLARLLGRALNSFELPDEAIQRLDCALAHDSSLHSAHHSAGLHRETYRHTWLLADGSALTLWELVHNTTRGGDPQHEVYADEEELRAATVRLPLPQDEPDFELPVTVQLSPIPAPRHAYVPDDSADHARRLLRRAENPDRPGSETATLLATAFAHQITQAFGRPCRAGRAGLCYSLYEHAFLLRDGEEVSLWEVEHTATPDGRHMCEVYVSEDAARDAMERRAAQVS; encoded by the coding sequence TTGAGCGTTCCGTACGAGACGGCAGCGTACGAACCACCCGAGTCGCCCGAGTCTCCGGAGGAGCACCTCGCGCGACTGCTCGGCCGTGCCCTGAACTCCTTCGAGCTGCCGGACGAGGCTATACAGCGGCTCGACTGCGCGCTGGCCCACGACAGTTCACTGCACTCCGCGCACCACAGCGCGGGGCTGCACCGCGAGACGTACCGGCACACCTGGCTGCTCGCCGACGGTTCGGCGCTCACGCTGTGGGAGCTCGTGCACAACACCACGCGCGGCGGCGACCCGCAGCACGAGGTGTACGCCGACGAGGAGGAGCTGCGCGCCGCGACCGTGCGCCTGCCGCTGCCACAGGACGAACCGGACTTCGAACTGCCGGTGACGGTACAGCTGTCGCCGATCCCCGCGCCCCGGCACGCATATGTGCCGGACGACTCGGCGGATCATGCGCGCCGGCTGCTGCGCCGTGCCGAGAACCCGGACCGGCCGGGGTCGGAGACGGCCACGCTGCTCGCCACGGCGTTCGCGCACCAGATCACGCAGGCCTTCGGGCGCCCGTGCCGCGCGGGCCGCGCCGGACTCTGCTACTCGCTCTACGAGCACGCCTTCCTGCTGCGTGACGGCGAGGAGGTCTCCCTCTGGGAGGTCGAGCACACGGCGACGCCCGACGGGCGGCACATGTGCGAGGTGTACGTCAGCGAGGATGCTGCCCGGGACGCGATGGAGCGGCGGGCGGCACAGGTTTCCTGA
- a CDS encoding PTS fructose transporter subunit IIABC, protein MSDMITADLVDLDLSAETKEAAARALAERMVALGRVTDLEGFLADVAAREAQMPTGLDGGIGIPHCRSEHVTEPTLAFGRSAAGIDFGAADGPADLIFLIAAPAGADDAHLTILSSLARQLMNAEFTDALRSVGDATAAAAMIRGDEPAAAGSQDSAAVSEAASSETAAGSTTPAPDAAQDTPSADERPFRIVAVTSCPTGIAHTYMAAESLENAGRDAGVEVVVETQGSAGFTRLDPAVIAAADGVIFAHDVSVREKDRFAGKPTVDVGVKAGINRPGELIAEVRGKAERGEVSAGAAPGAGTPVERTGESGEGYGTKLRKWLMSGVSYMVPFVAAGGLLIALGFAIGGYEIKSAPSVMNHFVWTQTDSWAALLFQIGAVAFGFLVPVLAGYIAYGMADRPGLVPGFVGGMIASTINAGFLGGLVAGLLAGGVVLSIQKVRIPAPVRGIMPVVVIPLISSAIVGFLMFVVVGKPIASAQKGMTDWLNGLSGSNALLLGALLGLMMCFDLGGPVNKVAYTFATAGIAVSNPSDSAMKIMAAVMAAGMVPPLAMALATTVRGKLFTQTERENGKAAWVLGASFISEGAIPFAAADPLRVIPSSMVGGAITGALSMAFSTTLRAPHGGIFVVPLIGNPFLYLIAIAVGVCVTTALVVVLKGMRKPAPGAVSPGTAGDTATTSAEAKQPVAA, encoded by the coding sequence ATGAGCGACATGATCACCGCGGACCTGGTCGATCTCGACCTGTCCGCCGAAACCAAGGAAGCGGCGGCACGTGCCCTCGCCGAGCGCATGGTGGCCCTGGGCCGGGTGACCGACCTGGAGGGCTTCCTCGCCGACGTGGCCGCCCGCGAGGCACAGATGCCCACCGGTCTGGACGGCGGCATCGGCATCCCGCACTGCCGCAGCGAGCACGTCACCGAGCCGACGCTCGCCTTCGGACGCAGCGCCGCAGGCATCGACTTCGGCGCGGCCGACGGCCCCGCCGACCTGATCTTCCTGATCGCCGCACCCGCCGGCGCCGACGACGCCCACCTGACGATCCTGTCGTCGCTGGCCCGTCAGCTCATGAACGCCGAGTTCACCGACGCGCTGCGCTCGGTGGGCGACGCGACGGCCGCGGCCGCGATGATCCGCGGGGACGAGCCGGCGGCGGCCGGTTCCCAGGACTCCGCTGCGGTTTCGGAGGCGGCCTCCTCCGAAACCGCAGCGGGCAGCACGACCCCGGCACCGGACGCGGCACAGGACACCCCCTCCGCGGACGAGCGCCCCTTCCGTATCGTCGCCGTCACCTCCTGCCCGACCGGCATCGCCCACACGTACATGGCGGCCGAGTCCCTGGAGAACGCGGGCCGCGACGCGGGCGTCGAGGTCGTCGTCGAGACCCAGGGCTCGGCGGGCTTCACCCGGCTCGACCCGGCCGTCATCGCGGCGGCGGACGGCGTGATCTTCGCGCACGACGTCTCCGTACGGGAAAAGGACCGCTTCGCCGGCAAGCCGACCGTCGACGTCGGTGTGAAGGCCGGCATCAACCGCCCCGGCGAGCTGATCGCCGAGGTGCGCGGGAAGGCCGAGCGCGGTGAGGTGAGCGCGGGCGCCGCCCCGGGCGCGGGCACGCCGGTCGAGCGCACCGGTGAGTCCGGCGAGGGCTACGGCACCAAGCTGCGCAAGTGGCTGATGTCCGGCGTGAGTTACATGGTCCCGTTCGTCGCGGCAGGCGGTCTGCTGATCGCCCTCGGCTTCGCGATCGGCGGATACGAGATCAAGTCCGCGCCCTCGGTCATGAACCACTTCGTCTGGACCCAGACGGACAGCTGGGCCGCCCTGCTGTTCCAGATCGGCGCCGTGGCCTTCGGCTTCCTGGTCCCGGTCCTGGCCGGCTACATCGCCTACGGCATGGCGGACCGGCCGGGCCTGGTCCCCGGGTTCGTCGGCGGCATGATCGCGTCCACGATCAACGCGGGCTTCCTCGGCGGCCTGGTGGCGGGCCTGCTCGCCGGCGGTGTGGTGCTGTCGATCCAGAAGGTGAGGATCCCGGCGCCGGTGCGCGGCATCATGCCGGTGGTGGTGATCCCGCTGATCTCCTCGGCGATCGTCGGCTTCCTGATGTTCGTCGTCGTCGGCAAGCCCATCGCCTCCGCCCAGAAGGGCATGACCGACTGGCTGAACGGCCTCTCCGGCTCCAACGCCCTCCTGCTCGGCGCCCTGCTCGGCCTGATGATGTGCTTCGACCTCGGCGGTCCCGTCAACAAGGTCGCGTACACCTTCGCCACCGCCGGCATCGCTGTCTCCAACCCGAGTGACTCCGCGATGAAGATCATGGCCGCGGTCATGGCAGCTGGCATGGTCCCGCCGCTCGCGATGGCCCTGGCCACCACGGTCCGCGGCAAGCTCTTCACACAGACCGAGCGCGAGAACGGCAAGGCCGCCTGGGTCCTGGGCGCCTCCTTCATCTCCGAGGGCGCCATCCCGTTCGCCGCCGCCGACCCGCTGCGGGTCATCCCCTCCTCGATGGTGGGCGGCGCGATCACCGGCGCCCTGTCGATGGCCTTCAGCACCACCCTGCGCGCCCCGCACGGCGGCATCTTCGTGGTCCCGCTGATCGGCAACCCGTTCCTGTACCTGATCGCCATCGCGGTGGGCGTGTGCGTCACGACCGCACTGGTGGTGGTCCTGAAGGGGATGCGCAAGCCGGCACCGGGCGCGGTGAGCCCCGGCACGGCGGGGGACACGGCCACGACATCGGCCGAGGCGAAGCAGCCGGTGGCGGCGTAA
- the pfkB gene encoding 1-phosphofructokinase, translating to MILTVTPNPSLDRTYEVPSLDRGEVIRATGERMDPGGKGVNVSRAVAAAGQRTVAVLPLGGAPGALVADLLDAQGIEVAPVPVAGATRSNIALAEADGVLTKINAPGPELSAQEQELLFETVRAQARHADWIACCGSLPRGLAPEWYADLVARAHAAGARIALDTSGPALLAALRERPDVVKPNAEELAEAVGRPLATVGDAAKAAEELRGMGAHAVLASLGADGQLLVDAAGVWYGSARVDAVRSNVGAGDSSLAGFLIAGGRGPEALASAVAHGAAAVQLPGSVMPTPSDLDPAAVTVTADVPVDRVLKEPVS from the coding sequence ATGATCCTCACCGTCACCCCGAACCCGTCCCTGGACCGCACGTACGAGGTCCCGTCGCTGGACCGCGGCGAGGTCATCAGGGCCACCGGCGAACGCATGGACCCGGGTGGCAAGGGCGTCAACGTCTCGCGCGCCGTCGCGGCCGCGGGGCAGCGCACGGTCGCCGTCCTGCCGCTGGGTGGTGCTCCGGGGGCGCTCGTCGCCGATCTGCTCGACGCGCAGGGCATCGAGGTCGCGCCGGTGCCGGTCGCCGGAGCCACCCGCTCGAACATCGCGCTCGCGGAGGCGGACGGGGTGCTCACGAAGATCAACGCGCCGGGTCCCGAACTGTCGGCCCAGGAGCAGGAGTTGCTCTTCGAGACGGTGCGCGCCCAGGCGCGCCACGCGGACTGGATCGCCTGCTGCGGCAGCCTGCCGCGCGGACTCGCGCCCGAGTGGTACGCCGACCTGGTCGCGCGGGCCCACGCCGCGGGCGCCCGGATCGCCCTGGACACCTCCGGGCCCGCACTGCTCGCGGCGCTGCGCGAGCGTCCCGACGTGGTGAAGCCGAACGCCGAGGAACTCGCGGAGGCCGTCGGGCGCCCCCTGGCGACCGTGGGCGACGCGGCGAAGGCCGCCGAGGAACTGCGCGGGATGGGCGCCCACGCCGTGCTCGCCAGCCTGGGCGCCGACGGTCAGCTGCTCGTGGACGCCGCGGGCGTCTGGTACGGCAGTGCGCGCGTTGACGCCGTACGCAGCAACGTGGGCGCCGGTGACTCCTCCCTCGCGGGTTTCCTGATCGCGGGCGGCAGGGGGCCGGAGGCACTGGCCTCCGCGGTCGCGCACGGAGCGGCGGCCGTCCAGCTGCCGGGCAGCGTGATGCCGACCCCCTCCGACCTCGACCCGGCGGCGGTGACGGTCACGGCCGACGTACCGGTGGATCGCGTACTGAAGGAGCCGGTGTCATGA